One segment of Geomonas ferrireducens DNA contains the following:
- a CDS encoding EamA family transporter: MSNLAFALIIFSAVMHATWNTLVKQSRHKTVFIWWMFICSMFPFTVIITVIDEPFHWPGIHTLTMIAIGSVSFVLYHLLNGRAYRDGDLSIIYPLSQTSMVYVPIWGVLLLGERLSLTGISGILLVIFGTFCVQMREVSLAEIARPFRDLQSTSVRAALLAGFIYSIGSIAEKTGVRDYPPVFFTYFLVMAMLLLMSINLCRPKYRELIAEEWRANWRLILWSGPTVMLSFLTFRYGLNMARVGYAVPVRQVSIMVGVLIGIFFLKESFGRMRLISATLIVAGAALIRFG; this comes from the coding sequence ATGTCTAATCTAGCCTTTGCCCTTATCATCTTCTCCGCCGTGATGCATGCCACATGGAACACGCTGGTGAAACAGAGTCGTCACAAGACCGTCTTTATCTGGTGGATGTTCATCTGTTCGATGTTCCCCTTCACCGTAATCATCACCGTCATCGACGAGCCCTTCCACTGGCCCGGCATCCACACCCTCACCATGATCGCCATCGGGTCGGTGAGCTTCGTCCTCTACCACCTCCTTAATGGACGCGCCTACCGGGACGGGGACCTCTCCATCATCTATCCTCTGTCACAGACCTCTATGGTCTATGTCCCCATCTGGGGAGTGCTGCTTCTCGGCGAGCGGCTTTCCCTCACCGGGATAAGCGGCATCCTGCTCGTTATCTTTGGCACCTTTTGCGTCCAGATGCGCGAGGTCTCGCTCGCCGAGATCGCCCGTCCCTTCCGTGACCTGCAGAGCACCTCGGTCCGCGCGGCACTTCTGGCCGGCTTCATCTATTCCATCGGGTCCATCGCCGAGAAGACCGGCGTGCGCGACTACCCGCCCGTCTTCTTCACCTATTTCCTGGTCATGGCCATGCTCTTACTCATGTCCATAAACCTCTGCCGTCCAAAATACCGCGAACTCATCGCGGAGGAATGGCGCGCCAACTGGCGCCTCATCCTTTGGAGCGGCCCGACCGTCATGCTCTCTTTCCTCACTTTCCGCTACGGGCTCAACATGGCACGCGTCGGATACGCGGTTCCGGTGCGGCAGGTGAGCATCATGGTGGGCGTACTGATCGGGATCTTCTTCCTGAAGGAATCTTTCGGCAGGATGCGCCTCATATCGGCCACACTCATAGTAGCCGGCGCGGCGCTCATACGGTTCGGCTAG
- a CDS encoding YtxH domain-containing protein yields the protein MNERMKRPINGLMMLLGGGMLGAGIGLLLAPCSGAKSRKKMIKMGRTVSDRSDRLMRDLSGRMEDLADTMASMSGKASKMMHLR from the coding sequence ATGAACGAAAGGATGAAAAGACCGATCAATGGGCTCATGATGCTTCTGGGGGGCGGGATGCTTGGTGCAGGTATTGGGCTTTTGTTAGCTCCCTGCTCCGGTGCCAAAAGCAGGAAGAAAATGATCAAGATGGGGAGAACGGTCAGCGACAGAAGCGACAGGTTGATGCGGGACCTCTCCGGTCGGATGGAGGATCTTGCGGATACCATGGCCAGCATGAGCGGCAAGGCGAGCAAGATGATGCACCTTCGTTAA
- a CDS encoding aminotransferase-like domain-containing protein, translated as MALEMVSDCRPLYERVGSEIVSLIDGGTYRVGERLPSIRQLSAKLNVSINTVMQAYAVLEDRRVIHARPQSGYYVCPKVPEITGEPVASNQRFRATAVTFSDLCQLVIRNMMNPELLPLASAIPNPQHLPVDKLSRIMAAELRRFGPQSISYFMPPGSERLRTQIAKRSLIYGVGVRPDEVLVTSGCVEAVQLALHATCKPGDTIAVESPFYFNFLQLIAEMGLKALEIPSTPKEGISIEALSYAIEHNKVSACLVIPNFSNPLGTLMPDERKRELVQLLSRHEIPLIEDDIYGDLCFTDQRPVAAKAFDHKGLVIYCSSFSKTLAPGYRVGWAIGGRYQTEMERLKMMSNLATASPTQLAIAEFLANGGYDHHLRAIRRVYAKNLSQMTDAIVRHFPEGTRMTRPGGSFMLWVEMPEVIDSVQLFHRALERGISITPGSIFSLSGKYRNYMRVSTAFWDDKAERGIETLGALVKEMLQPL; from the coding sequence ATGGCCCTGGAGATGGTGTCGGACTGCAGGCCGTTGTACGAGCGGGTGGGAAGCGAGATCGTGTCGCTCATCGACGGGGGGACCTATCGGGTCGGCGAAAGGCTCCCTTCGATCAGGCAGTTGAGCGCCAAGCTCAACGTGAGCATTAACACCGTGATGCAGGCGTACGCCGTGCTCGAGGACCGCAGGGTGATCCATGCGCGCCCGCAGTCCGGCTACTACGTCTGTCCGAAGGTCCCCGAGATCACCGGGGAACCGGTCGCCAGCAACCAGCGCTTCCGTGCCACAGCGGTCACCTTCAGCGACCTCTGTCAGTTGGTGATCCGCAACATGATGAACCCGGAACTCCTCCCCCTGGCAAGCGCGATCCCCAACCCGCAGCATCTCCCGGTGGACAAGCTAAGCCGCATCATGGCCGCCGAGCTCAGGCGCTTCGGGCCCCAGAGCATCTCCTATTTCATGCCCCCGGGTAGCGAGCGGCTGCGCACCCAGATCGCGAAGCGCTCCCTCATTTACGGCGTCGGGGTGCGCCCGGACGAGGTGCTGGTCACCTCCGGGTGCGTCGAAGCGGTGCAGCTAGCCCTGCACGCCACCTGCAAGCCAGGTGACACCATCGCCGTCGAGTCCCCTTTCTATTTCAACTTCCTGCAACTGATCGCCGAGATGGGGCTGAAGGCCCTGGAGATCCCGTCGACGCCGAAGGAGGGGATCAGCATAGAGGCCTTAAGTTACGCCATCGAGCACAACAAGGTGAGTGCCTGCCTCGTCATCCCAAACTTCAGCAATCCGCTGGGAACCCTGATGCCCGACGAGCGCAAGCGCGAGCTGGTGCAGCTTCTGTCCCGTCACGAGATCCCGCTCATCGAGGACGATATCTACGGTGACCTCTGCTTTACCGACCAGCGTCCGGTCGCGGCGAAGGCCTTCGATCACAAGGGGCTCGTGATCTACTGCTCTTCTTTCTCCAAGACCCTCGCGCCGGGATACCGCGTCGGGTGGGCCATCGGCGGCAGGTACCAGACCGAGATGGAACGGCTCAAGATGATGAGCAACCTCGCCACCGCGTCGCCGACCCAGCTCGCCATCGCCGAATTTCTAGCCAACGGGGGGTACGACCATCACCTGCGCGCGATCCGCCGGGTCTACGCGAAAAATCTCTCCCAGATGACCGATGCCATCGTGCGGCACTTCCCGGAGGGGACCCGCATGACGCGTCCCGGCGGCAGCTTCATGCTCTGGGTCGAGATGCCCGAAGTGATCGACTCGGTGCAGCTCTTCCATCGCGCGCTGGAGCGCGGCATCAGCATCACCCCCGGCTCGATTTTCTCGCTCTCCGGGAAGTACCGGAACTACATGCGGGTTTCCACGGCGTTTTGGGATGACAAGGCGGAGCGCGGCATCGAGACTCTAGGCGCGCTGGTCAAGGAGATGCTGCAGCCTTTATGA
- a CDS encoding response regulator translates to MQTILIIEDEKDLAELVAFNLEREGFRVMTAHDGLTGLDQASRIKPDLVILDLMLPGLLGTEVCKTMKRNEKTAAIPVLMLTAKGEEIDKVVGFEVGAEDYVVKPFSTRELILRVRALLRRAATPPSPGSVVKVGPLTLDVERHSVAIDGAEVSFTSTEFKLLHILVQRQGRLQSREVLLRDVWGYAFVEDSRTVDTHITRLRGKMGAAGELIRTVRGFGYKIEL, encoded by the coding sequence ATGCAGACGATACTGATCATAGAAGATGAAAAGGACCTCGCCGAACTGGTCGCTTTCAACCTGGAGCGGGAAGGGTTCCGGGTGATGACCGCCCACGACGGCCTCACCGGGCTGGACCAGGCCTCACGGATCAAGCCGGACCTGGTCATCCTCGACCTGATGCTTCCGGGGCTTTTGGGTACCGAGGTCTGCAAGACCATGAAGAGAAACGAGAAGACCGCTGCCATCCCGGTGCTCATGCTGACCGCGAAGGGTGAGGAGATCGACAAGGTGGTCGGTTTCGAGGTGGGAGCCGAGGATTACGTGGTGAAGCCGTTCTCGACGCGGGAGCTGATACTGCGCGTCAGGGCGCTCTTAAGGCGCGCCGCGACGCCCCCGTCCCCGGGGAGCGTCGTGAAGGTGGGGCCGCTTACCCTGGACGTGGAACGTCACTCGGTGGCAATCGACGGCGCCGAGGTCTCCTTCACCAGCACGGAGTTCAAGCTTTTGCATATCCTGGTGCAGCGGCAGGGAAGGCTGCAAAGCCGCGAGGTCCTCCTGCGCGACGTGTGGGGATACGCCTTCGTCGAGGATTCGCGCACGGTCGACACGCACATAACGAGGCTGCGCGGCAAGATGGGGGCGGCCGGCGAACTGATCAGGACGGTGCGTGGCTTCGGCTACAAGATCGAGCTGTGA
- the pstS gene encoding phosphate ABC transporter substrate-binding protein PstS produces MLHRIKKAVMTLALIAAVACAGQANAETLINGAGATFPYPLYSKWFTEYAKVDKGVKFNYQSIGSGGGIKQITAQTVDFGASDKFLSDDELKAAPGKLIHIPTVMGAVVVTYNVPGIGTGLKLNSEDVANIYLGKITMWNDPRIADDNKGVHLPAKPIIVVHRSDGSGTTSIFTDYLTGVNADWAQKVGKGASVKWPVGLGGKGNEGVAGQIKTTPYSIGYVELAYAFENKLPYASLKNKAGVFVEPSIKSTSAAAAAAVKHMPADYRISLVNQPGRDAYPVVGFTWLLVYEQQKDAAKGKHVVEFLNWSMTKGQKMAAPMLYAPLPENVVKMVQKTIKTIK; encoded by the coding sequence ATGCTACACCGAATCAAAAAAGCCGTCATGACGCTGGCGCTCATCGCCGCAGTCGCCTGCGCCGGTCAGGCAAACGCCGAAACACTTATCAACGGCGCCGGGGCCACCTTCCCCTACCCCCTCTACTCCAAGTGGTTCACCGAGTACGCCAAGGTGGACAAGGGGGTCAAGTTCAACTACCAGTCCATCGGTTCCGGCGGCGGCATCAAGCAGATCACCGCGCAGACCGTCGACTTCGGTGCAAGCGACAAGTTCCTCTCCGACGACGAGCTTAAGGCCGCCCCCGGCAAGCTGATCCATATCCCGACCGTCATGGGCGCCGTCGTGGTGACCTATAACGTTCCGGGCATCGGCACCGGCCTGAAACTTAACTCCGAGGACGTGGCCAACATCTACCTGGGCAAGATCACCATGTGGAACGACCCGAGGATCGCGGACGACAACAAAGGTGTGCACCTCCCGGCGAAGCCGATCATCGTCGTGCATCGCTCCGACGGGTCCGGCACCACCAGCATCTTCACCGACTACCTTACCGGCGTGAACGCGGATTGGGCCCAGAAGGTGGGCAAGGGCGCTTCCGTGAAGTGGCCGGTTGGCCTTGGCGGCAAGGGGAACGAAGGGGTCGCGGGTCAGATCAAGACCACCCCGTATTCCATCGGCTACGTCGAGCTTGCTTACGCATTCGAAAACAAGCTCCCGTACGCATCCTTGAAGAACAAGGCGGGCGTCTTCGTGGAGCCCTCGATCAAATCCACCAGCGCTGCTGCCGCAGCGGCCGTTAAGCACATGCCGGCCGACTACCGCATCTCGCTGGTGAACCAGCCGGGCAGGGACGCCTACCCGGTGGTCGGCTTCACCTGGCTCCTGGTCTACGAGCAGCAGAAGGACGCAGCCAAGGGAAAACACGTGGTCGAGTTCCTGAACTGGTCCATGACCAAGGGGCAGAAGATGGCCGCCCCGATGCTCTACGCTCCGCTGCCGGAAAACGTCGTGAAGATGGTGCAGAAGACCATAAAGACCATCAAGTAA
- a CDS encoding glycosyltransferase translates to MNRAINTPAVSILMPVRNEEKHLRAALASLSVQSFKDWELVAVDDGSKDATPELLARAAAADARIRVLQAGGLGLVPALNLGLAACRADLIARMDGDDVCHPARLAAQVDYLADHAEVGLLACSFRHFPRHRVGMGMSGYERWQNALLGHEEISADLFVESPFVHPSVMFRKGEIERTGGYRDMGWPEDYDLWLRMAAAGTRFARLPETLFYWRERPERTTRTNPAYTQDAFRRCKLHHLREGFLKDEREVILAGAGLEGRAWQRLLKEAGIGVAYWVDVDPKKIGRPLHGAPVLATSELTRTGIKLLMTVGARGARDVVRQTSQKAGFIEGVDAVCVA, encoded by the coding sequence ATGAACAGAGCCATCAATACGCCGGCGGTATCGATCCTGATGCCGGTGCGCAACGAGGAGAAGCATCTCCGGGCGGCGCTCGCCTCGCTCTCGGTGCAGAGTTTCAAGGATTGGGAGCTTGTTGCCGTGGATGACGGCTCGAAGGACGCCACTCCGGAGCTTTTGGCCCGGGCGGCCGCAGCGGATGCGCGCATACGTGTGCTGCAAGCCGGAGGTCTCGGGCTGGTACCGGCCCTGAACCTTGGGCTTGCCGCCTGCCGCGCCGACCTCATCGCACGCATGGACGGCGACGACGTCTGCCACCCGGCGCGGCTCGCGGCGCAGGTAGACTACCTCGCCGACCACGCGGAGGTGGGACTTCTCGCCTGCTCCTTCCGGCACTTCCCCCGCCACCGGGTCGGCATGGGGATGAGCGGCTACGAGCGGTGGCAGAATGCACTTTTGGGGCACGAGGAGATCTCCGCCGACCTATTCGTCGAGTCCCCCTTCGTGCACCCGAGCGTCATGTTCAGAAAGGGCGAGATCGAGCGGACCGGAGGCTACCGGGACATGGGGTGGCCCGAGGACTACGACCTGTGGCTGCGCATGGCCGCGGCGGGGACCCGGTTCGCACGGCTCCCGGAGACGCTCTTTTATTGGCGCGAACGGCCGGAGCGGACCACGCGCACGAACCCGGCCTACACCCAGGACGCCTTCCGCCGCTGCAAGCTGCACCACCTGCGGGAGGGTTTTCTGAAGGACGAGCGAGAGGTGATCCTGGCCGGGGCGGGGCTCGAGGGGAGGGCCTGGCAGCGGCTTCTCAAGGAGGCGGGGATAGGGGTGGCTTACTGGGTCGACGTCGACCCCAAAAAGATCGGCCGTCCCTTGCACGGCGCGCCGGTCCTCGCCACGAGCGAGCTTACCCGCACCGGCATCAAGCTTCTCATGACGGTGGGGGCCCGCGGCGCGCGTGACGTGGTGCGGCAGACTTCGCAGAAGGCGGGTTTCATCGAGGGGGTCGACGCCGTCTGCGTCGCGTGA
- a CDS encoding fibronectin type III domain-containing protein, producing MQCTWRSLFILVAAFFITAGLNACGASPWRYDPGMAATPAGVVAVPGDRQVSLSWSPAQGAAGYHVYYSSVSGLAAGGGAKVAEITGTSVIVPGLDNGTRYYFAVSAYNSNGESALSPEVSVVPEPPGPFSQADLEGAWRFNALVTGPNPRWLRGSVGIDASGAVSVTRYEDSLGGNSAPAELFTAMTLLSDGTVSQSGQAAGFQGTVAANLYKDLMVGTATLSGGGRMLMVMQKSVPGIVFSAADVKGTGRLVAGPLPYVYHQLSAGLVPEWEYASCQVGQDQGVTYLSLNGPTPRALPGGGSKAVSLAITADGVVSETPYPGVTPQPAALVTQGIMSADKMTVVATATDAGGAPLLRIMQLVHPPAVLLTASSYLTADLTGSFGVHELYGAAPGWSHGTQTVDAAGGLLYTAFLDAGGSTLLPGGYTLAMDQQGALAAAGVSGYHGQFSYGKEMFVSVRNGTAGTPVLSISLRK from the coding sequence ATGCAGTGCACCTGGCGCAGTTTATTCATTCTTGTTGCCGCTTTCTTCATCACCGCCGGGCTGAACGCCTGCGGTGCGTCCCCCTGGCGCTACGACCCGGGCATGGCCGCGACTCCTGCCGGGGTGGTGGCGGTCCCGGGCGACCGGCAGGTCTCCCTTTCCTGGAGCCCGGCGCAAGGAGCGGCCGGCTACCATGTCTACTATTCGAGCGTCTCCGGGCTGGCCGCGGGTGGGGGCGCCAAGGTGGCCGAGATCACCGGCACCTCGGTCATCGTGCCCGGGCTCGACAACGGTACCCGCTACTACTTCGCGGTGAGCGCCTACAACTCAAACGGCGAGAGCGCCCTCTCTCCCGAGGTATCCGTGGTTCCCGAGCCCCCCGGCCCCTTCAGCCAGGCCGACCTGGAGGGGGCCTGGCGCTTCAACGCCCTGGTGACCGGTCCAAACCCGCGCTGGTTGCGCGGCTCGGTCGGGATCGACGCCTCGGGTGCGGTCAGCGTCACGCGCTACGAGGACAGTCTGGGTGGGAACTCGGCCCCGGCGGAGCTCTTCACGGCGATGACCCTTCTGTCCGACGGCACGGTGAGCCAAAGCGGCCAGGCTGCGGGCTTCCAAGGAACCGTGGCGGCGAACCTCTACAAGGACCTCATGGTCGGGACGGCAACCCTTTCCGGCGGGGGGAGGATGCTGATGGTCATGCAGAAAAGCGTCCCCGGCATCGTCTTCAGCGCGGCGGACGTGAAGGGGACGGGAAGGCTCGTGGCGGGACCGCTCCCCTACGTCTACCACCAGCTCTCGGCAGGCCTTGTTCCGGAGTGGGAGTACGCGAGCTGCCAGGTGGGGCAGGACCAGGGGGTGACCTACCTCTCCCTGAACGGGCCTACCCCGCGTGCCCTTCCCGGTGGCGGGAGCAAGGCGGTGAGCCTCGCCATCACCGCGGACGGCGTGGTGAGCGAGACCCCCTACCCAGGGGTGACGCCGCAGCCCGCGGCACTCGTGACCCAGGGGATCATGTCGGCGGACAAGATGACCGTCGTGGCGACGGCCACCGACGCGGGGGGCGCGCCGCTTTTGCGCATCATGCAGCTCGTGCACCCGCCCGCCGTGCTCCTTACCGCTTCGAGCTACCTCACGGCGGACCTGACCGGTAGCTTCGGCGTTCATGAACTCTACGGCGCGGCGCCGGGGTGGAGTCACGGCACCCAGACGGTCGACGCCGCCGGGGGGCTCCTCTACACCGCCTTCCTGGATGCCGGCGGCTCAACGCTCCTCCCAGGCGGTTACACCCTTGCCATGGATCAGCAGGGCGCGCTGGCCGCGGCGGGCGTCTCGGGGTATCACGGCCAGTTTTCCTACGGCAAGGAGATGTTCGTGTCGGTTCGTAACGGCACCGCCGGAACTCCCGTCTTGAGCATCTCGCTCAGGAAGTAG
- a CDS encoding TonB-dependent receptor, which translates to MELRTVICLLALCCAQAAVARGEAGGGASESYALGEVVVSGNRADGGPGEEASQTLYRVSEEEIRASGARTLDQALQLLPGVNVRTGAEGVPRIDIRGFRTRHVLLLLDGVPVNSAVDMQFDPTTIPTENIAEIKLTSGASSVLYGQGGLGGVINVITRKGTPGVRGTVSGEFGDHAPYLAKGTLSAATDRFSYFLSGSANRVDGFPLSGAFDRTANQNTGYRDNSDKERRNFLGTAGFTPTADLALGLTLSYGEGSYGKPAGTIGDPIDPFASPPKYVRVEDYSGLYLQLAGEYAAGERLTLRGWTYLNRHEEDVNQYDDARLDSFLADGSFREEVRTSVYGATLQPKYDFGRFGTLTLSLGAERDAWENGGVQTVNPVSGGTPTYSDLSRDRSLSLYSAGAEYEFSPVTGVGLVAGYGHYWQHRSELDQDDYSFLLGGSYDILPDTRLKASFKRNVRFPSLGDLYDLSKGNDALVAETSRSFEAGVEQKLPREARVAITGFYTDADNLIQNDQAAGRNMNLSEVRFAGAELQGEVHPLDRLMLRGGYTYLHSEDRSRPGRDEVQYNPRDKVTLEGRYDARCGATAYVAVNYVANQYFYTKDSVAVVQKAKLDDYVLVNVRLSRKVLKDRVELYVGANNLFDRNYETSYGFPQPGRYIYGGFEYRL; encoded by the coding sequence ATGGAACTTAGAACAGTAATTTGCCTCCTCGCTCTCTGCTGCGCGCAGGCCGCCGTGGCCAGGGGCGAAGCGGGCGGGGGCGCATCGGAGAGCTACGCGCTCGGCGAGGTGGTGGTGTCCGGTAACCGCGCCGACGGCGGGCCGGGAGAAGAGGCGAGCCAGACGCTTTACCGGGTGAGCGAGGAGGAGATCAGGGCGAGCGGGGCGCGGACGCTCGACCAGGCGCTGCAGCTCTTGCCCGGCGTCAACGTGCGGACCGGTGCCGAGGGGGTGCCGCGCATCGACATCCGCGGCTTCAGGACGCGCCACGTGCTCCTGCTCCTGGACGGCGTCCCGGTGAACTCCGCCGTAGACATGCAGTTCGACCCGACCACCATCCCCACCGAGAACATCGCCGAGATAAAGCTCACCTCCGGGGCGAGCTCGGTGCTCTACGGCCAGGGGGGGTTGGGCGGGGTGATCAACGTTATAACCCGCAAGGGGACCCCAGGCGTGCGGGGGACCGTGTCCGGCGAATTCGGCGACCACGCCCCCTACCTCGCCAAGGGGACCCTCTCCGCCGCCACCGACCGCTTCAGCTATTTCCTGAGCGGCAGCGCGAACCGGGTGGACGGCTTCCCGCTCTCCGGCGCGTTCGACCGGACCGCGAACCAGAACACCGGCTACCGTGACAACAGCGACAAGGAACGGCGCAACTTCCTCGGCACCGCCGGCTTCACCCCGACCGCCGACCTGGCCCTCGGTCTCACCCTGAGCTACGGCGAGGGGAGCTACGGCAAGCCCGCCGGCACCATCGGCGATCCGATCGATCCCTTCGCCTCGCCCCCCAAGTACGTCCGAGTGGAGGACTACTCGGGGCTCTACCTGCAGCTGGCCGGGGAGTACGCGGCGGGGGAGCGTCTCACCTTGCGCGGCTGGACCTACCTGAACCGCCACGAGGAGGACGTGAACCAGTACGACGACGCGCGGCTCGATTCCTTCCTCGCGGACGGATCCTTCCGGGAGGAGGTGCGCACCTCGGTCTACGGCGCGACGCTCCAGCCGAAGTACGACTTCGGCCGCTTCGGGACGCTCACCTTGTCGCTTGGCGCCGAGCGCGACGCCTGGGAGAACGGCGGTGTTCAGACGGTGAACCCGGTCTCCGGCGGGACCCCGACCTACAGCGATCTATCAAGGGACCGTTCGCTCTCGCTTTATTCGGCGGGAGCCGAGTACGAGTTCTCTCCGGTCACCGGGGTGGGGCTCGTCGCCGGTTACGGTCATTACTGGCAGCACAGAAGCGAGCTGGACCAGGACGACTACAGCTTCCTGCTCGGCGGTAGTTACGACATCTTGCCGGACACCCGCCTGAAGGCTTCCTTCAAGCGCAACGTCCGCTTCCCGTCGCTTGGCGACCTTTACGATCTCTCCAAGGGAAACGACGCGCTCGTCGCCGAGACCTCGCGCAGCTTCGAGGCGGGTGTCGAGCAGAAGCTGCCGCGCGAGGCGAGGGTGGCCATCACCGGTTTCTACACCGACGCCGACAACCTGATCCAGAACGACCAGGCCGCCGGCCGCAACATGAACCTCTCCGAGGTGCGCTTCGCCGGCGCCGAATTGCAGGGGGAGGTGCATCCGCTGGACCGGCTCATGCTGCGCGGGGGATACACCTACCTGCACTCGGAGGACCGCTCCCGTCCCGGGCGGGACGAGGTGCAGTACAACCCTCGCGACAAGGTGACCCTCGAGGGACGCTACGACGCGCGCTGCGGTGCGACCGCCTACGTCGCGGTCAACTACGTCGCCAACCAGTATTTCTATACGAAGGACAGCGTGGCGGTGGTGCAGAAGGCGAAGCTCGACGACTACGTGCTGGTGAACGTGAGGTTGAGCCGGAAGGTGCTGAAGGACCGCGTTGAGCTCTACGTTGGGGCGAACAACCTCTTCGACCGGAACTATGAGACGAGCTACGGCTTCCCGCAGCCGGGGCGGTACATCTACGGCGGGTTCGAATACCGTCTCTGA
- a CDS encoding fibronectin type III domain-containing protein yields MKKQLFRWLAAITLTVLALVFAGCGSSGSSDSNAPAKPTAVAATAGDSQAAVTWTASADATSYNVYYGTSPGVTVGNGTKVAGATSGQAITGLANGTTYYFVVTAVGAHGESAVSDEASATPLPPLPDKVSGVVVTGGDAQATISWSPAPGAISYNVYYGTAAGVTAGNGTKVAGATSGQAITGLVNGTTYYFVVVAANLAGEGAVSDEASVKPLPALPGKVQGLRVSGGNGLVTMAWSAVAGATSYNVYYSTTSGFTTSTGTKVSLTADESLAGLTQPGLTVTGLANGTTYYFLVTASNVAGESTTPSSQSSAKPSASAQAPAKPTGVSVTAGAGSLAVSWDWVPLASSYNVYYMESATAPTTAAVIANNQKVSSTGSPLTINGLTPGTNYWVTVTAVGSGLESGGQTNPKQGVPQ; encoded by the coding sequence ATGAAGAAGCAGCTTTTTCGGTGGCTTGCCGCCATCACCCTGACCGTTCTCGCGCTGGTTTTTGCCGGCTGCGGCTCGAGCGGCTCGAGCGACTCCAACGCCCCTGCCAAGCCGACCGCGGTAGCGGCGACCGCCGGTGACAGCCAGGCGGCGGTCACCTGGACCGCCTCCGCTGACGCCACCTCCTACAACGTCTACTACGGCACCAGCCCGGGCGTCACGGTCGGCAACGGCACCAAGGTGGCCGGGGCGACGAGCGGCCAGGCTATCACCGGCCTTGCAAACGGCACCACCTACTATTTCGTGGTCACCGCCGTAGGCGCCCACGGCGAGAGCGCCGTCTCGGACGAAGCAAGCGCTACGCCGCTCCCCCCGCTCCCTGACAAGGTTTCCGGTGTGGTGGTGACCGGCGGCGACGCACAGGCGACCATCTCCTGGTCACCGGCGCCCGGCGCCATCTCCTACAACGTCTATTACGGCACCGCCGCGGGCGTCACCGCAGGCAACGGCACCAAGGTCGCCGGGGCGACGAGCGGCCAGGCCATCACCGGGCTCGTCAACGGAACCACCTACTACTTCGTGGTTGTCGCGGCAAACCTGGCTGGCGAGGGGGCCGTTTCGGACGAGGCTTCGGTGAAGCCCCTTCCGGCCCTGCCGGGAAAGGTTCAGGGGCTGAGGGTCTCCGGCGGCAACGGCCTGGTGACCATGGCATGGAGCGCCGTGGCCGGCGCCACCTCCTATAACGTCTACTACTCCACGACCTCCGGTTTCACCACTTCGACCGGGACCAAGGTGTCCCTCACCGCGGACGAGTCCCTCGCCGGTCTCACGCAGCCGGGGCTCACCGTGACCGGACTTGCCAACGGCACCACCTACTATTTCCTGGTCACCGCCTCCAACGTCGCGGGAGAAAGCACCACGCCGTCCAGCCAGTCCTCCGCCAAGCCTTCCGCATCGGCACAGGCCCCGGCCAAGCCGACCGGGGTCTCCGTGACCGCCGGTGCCGGTTCTCTGGCGGTTTCCTGGGACTGGGTGCCGCTTGCTTCCTCCTACAACGTCTACTACATGGAGAGTGCAACCGCTCCCACCACCGCCGCGGTAATCGCGAACAACCAGAAGGTCTCCTCCACAGGTTCGCCTTTGACGATCAACGGGCTCACCCCCGGCACGAACTACTGGGTCACCGTCACCGCGGTAGGCTCCGGCCTGGAAAGCGGCGGGCAGACCAACCCGAAACAGGGCGTCCCGCAATAG